In Bernardetia sp., the genomic stretch CTGAAAGGGTAGTATTAAACTTTGTAAGTCCTGTATAAGCCGTACAAGATTTGAATTTGTGTACTGTTTGGCGAAGCGTATCTAGCTTTCCTTCATTAAACTCTCTTTGAAGCTGTGCAGGATATTCTCTAAGGTTTTTATCTAAAATTTGTAGCATATTCTGAACAAGCATCGGCTCGTTATCTACAATTTCATAAATCTGTGAAAGGTCAATTTTTTCGTTGTAGCTCATAGTATTTGTATTGATAAAGGATAGTAGTTGTTGCCAAATTTGAAACGGATACAAAGGATAAATCAATAAATTTACCTCATTGTTTACCCATTTTTGTTCTTTTTCCAAAAAAGAAGGAGGAACAAGTAAACAAAACGAAGTTGTATCTTCTATTTCTTTTTTTATAATATCTTGTTCTATAAATATAAAATCTATTTCAGAAAAATCAAATTCTAAATTTTGTGGTTCTTTTTCTATAAATTTTCCTCCTGCTAATTCTATTGTCGTTTGGATGAGTTTTCTATGAAGGTCATTTTTTCCAACATATAGAAAACGATTTTCAAGTGATAAAAAAGACTTTATTTCTTTTGGAATAAGACAAATCCCACTTATTTTTTCAAAAGAATCAGATAAGGCAATAAGATGCTCAAACGATTTGCCTTGACTAGACTGAATAAAATTTTCTGTAACTACCTTTTTAAGATTATTTGCAAGCAAATTTGTCCAATCTAATCGCAACTGTTCGTTGAGTGCTGTAAGTTCTTTCTGATGATTGACTTCTAAAATATCAGCCTCTTTGGTAAGTTGCCATTTTTCATTCAAAAACTCAATTTCTTGTAATTTATTGCGTTCTTCCAACTGATATACAGCTGTATAATATTCACTTTTGTTTTCTATCAGACATTCTAAAGCAAAGTTCTCTTTAGAGTTTTGAGGCTTTTGGAAAAGTGCATCTACAAAGAAAGTCTCTTCTTCAAAAGTGAGTTCTACATTGGGTATGGCAAGACTTTGACTTTCTGTGTCTATTGGAGCATCAGACAAAAACTCAATAGCTTCTCTGTGGACTGCAAAGGCTTCAAATAATTCGTAAAAATTGCTTTTGCTTTCTTGATTGATTTTCCAAACCGACTGACAAGTATCAGAAATACATCCTTTTGCATCTAAATAAAAAATCTGTATGCGATTCGCCAAAACGTGTAGTTTGCGAGCATCAAATTTAGTAAGAGAAGAAATATTTTTTGATACGATTTTGTCAGCCAAAGTAGCGTTAGGTCAAAAGGATTATAGGATAAATTCTACCTAAAGCTACAAAAAACTATTGAGATTTCTATAATAAAATAGGCAGAGTATTCCTACTCAACCAACTCCGAAATAGCCAAGACATTAACTGTCATATTATTATTAGAAAAATCAAAATCTTTTAATTCTACTTCTTGAATAGAGTTAGGAAGCAAAACATTGTATGGCTGGTTTACACGAACATAATTTTCTGTAAAACCAAATATTTTATCATCTTTTACTTCATTCTCCCACAAGACAGTCTTAGTCTTTCCAAGTTGAGATTCATAGAAATAACGACGTTTTTTATCTGACAAGCCGTGTAGCATCTTCGAACGCTCTGCACGCACCGATTTTGGAACGGCATTTTTCATAATGGCAGCTTTTGTATTCTTGCGTTCCGAATACGTAAAGACATGCAAATATGAAATATCTAAGCTATGAAGAAAATCATAAGTCTGCATAAAATGCTCATCTGTTTCGTTTGGAAAACCGACAATTACGTCCACTCCAATACAAGCATCTGGCATTAGGCTTTTAATTTTTTCAATTCGCTCACGGTACAAACTGGTCTTATAACGACGACGCATAAAACGCAAAATCTCATCGCTACCCGACTGCAAAGGAATATGGAAATGAGGAACAAACTTTTTAGACTGTGCTACAAACTCAATAATTTCATCTGATAAAAGATTTGGTTCGATAGATGAAATTCTGAAACGCTCAATGCCTTCTATTTTGTCTAATTCTTGAACTAACTCATAGAATGTATGTACACGCTTACCGTT encodes the following:
- the mtaB gene encoding tRNA (N(6)-L-threonylcarbamoyladenosine(37)-C(2))-methylthiotransferase MtaB; this encodes MRKVAFYTLGCKLNFSETSTIARQFEERGYERVEFNETPDIFVINTCSVTENADKKCKQIVKQAKKTSPNSFVIIIGCYAQLKPQEIATIKGVDAVLGAAEKFRLFEVLNDFEQKDTVQLCASEISQATEFNTAYSYGDRTRTFLKVQDGCDYNCAFCTIPLARGNSRSDTVENILKAAKEIAATDVKEIVLTGVNTGDYGLINGKRVHTFYELVQELDKIEGIERFRISSIEPNLLSDEIIEFVAQSKKFVPHFHIPLQSGSDEILRFMRRRYKTSLYRERIEKIKSLMPDACIGVDVIVGFPNETDEHFMQTYDFLHSLDISYLHVFTYSERKNTKAAIMKNAVPKSVRAERSKMLHGLSDKKRRYFYESQLGKTKTVLWENEVKDDKIFGFTENYVRVNQPYNVLLPNSIQEVELKDFDFSNNNMTVNVLAISELVE
- a CDS encoding Hpt domain-containing protein; the protein is MADKIVSKNISSLTKFDARKLHVLANRIQIFYLDAKGCISDTCQSVWKINQESKSNFYELFEAFAVHREAIEFLSDAPIDTESQSLAIPNVELTFEEETFFVDALFQKPQNSKENFALECLIENKSEYYTAVYQLEERNKLQEIEFLNEKWQLTKEADILEVNHQKELTALNEQLRLDWTNLLANNLKKVVTENFIQSSQGKSFEHLIALSDSFEKISGICLIPKEIKSFLSLENRFLYVGKNDLHRKLIQTTIELAGGKFIEKEPQNLEFDFSEIDFIFIEQDIIKKEIEDTTSFCLLVPPSFLEKEQKWVNNEVNLLIYPLYPFQIWQQLLSFINTNTMSYNEKIDLSQIYEIVDNEPMLVQNMLQILDKNLREYPAQLQREFNEGKLDTLRQTVHKFKSCTAYTGLTKFNTTLSEIEASQENGWTIAQIKDKLEYVLQAIPVIKVQVDAKLKELEKELS